Proteins encoded by one window of Chondromyces crocatus:
- a CDS encoding sulfatase-like hydrolase/transferase has protein sequence MPRTSPHAAWLNLPRLSHLFSRSSPARDRVARSVVACIAVALFAIVADSAARQDFVGIETPRHIAAAAGLYIAVGAALGLVAAALVALVRVVTRPLIRRLPRAPELVKALTYGALAAAAFASTAFWTFSGRVARGGLLGAVGPYILMAGVLVAVTAVALLQQRAIHAAKHTRTGGLRVALLLAVAGVALVLVDLNVLVAVYKRLHTVLELSAAALLACACATGLLLIARTNRARTVLRGIAALATLWAVCFTLSPRLRDWHQNTLAHTVRNPVYIGRVLRRLQLAQAALRGEDLGEMRANRLEALLDQYDLDKLTRDSRWDAGWSETPAARAAAAQTHEHAADFNVIVYYVDTLRSDVAYDDDVMPNVSAFTRQAMKFERAYSTGSDTLRALPAMLGGSYDGIARSPGSVLDVAKRRGIDTALFIPDSAADFIGTYLPEFRFDETHRQTDHAQGGVWGYGADQPTAGPIVDRFLSWLGQRGSKRFFAWLFNFDVHNWRELDRTYVYGSAERYHVPEEGPWNWRYRVVARSLDEQFGRLLRGLEDLDLTDRTIILFVSDHGEALGYGGFWIHSTFLWEPLLRVPLALRIPGVPPMVVDENTSLIDVAPTMARLLDPDPPMNGYHGQDLLGFLADQPPPRRLPLLTAAVSDQQIARVGLIEGREKLVLPLEWGAPELYDLNVADPDQDDLAAARPRDTLRLMSILLRSPMFLAAQAELERAAQ, from the coding sequence GTGCCTCGGACGTCCCCTCACGCCGCCTGGCTCAACCTCCCGAGGCTCAGCCACCTCTTTTCCAGGAGCAGCCCTGCGCGTGACCGCGTCGCGCGGAGCGTCGTCGCCTGCATCGCCGTCGCCCTCTTCGCCATCGTGGCCGACAGCGCGGCGCGCCAGGACTTCGTGGGCATCGAGACCCCGCGCCACATCGCGGCCGCGGCTGGCCTCTACATCGCCGTCGGGGCCGCCCTGGGTCTCGTCGCCGCCGCGCTCGTCGCCCTCGTCCGCGTCGTCACCCGCCCCCTCATCCGGCGCCTCCCGCGCGCCCCCGAACTCGTCAAGGCCCTGACCTACGGCGCACTCGCCGCAGCCGCGTTCGCCAGCACCGCCTTCTGGACGTTCTCGGGCCGCGTCGCCCGCGGAGGACTGCTCGGCGCCGTCGGCCCCTACATCCTGATGGCCGGCGTCCTCGTCGCCGTCACCGCCGTCGCCCTCCTCCAGCAGCGCGCCATCCATGCGGCGAAGCACACACGCACCGGCGGCCTCCGGGTCGCCCTCCTGCTCGCCGTCGCTGGCGTCGCCCTCGTCCTCGTCGACCTCAACGTCCTCGTCGCCGTCTACAAGCGCCTCCACACCGTCCTCGAGCTGAGCGCCGCCGCGCTCCTCGCCTGCGCATGCGCCACGGGCTTGCTCCTCATCGCCCGCACCAACCGCGCCCGCACGGTGCTCCGCGGCATCGCAGCGCTCGCCACCCTCTGGGCGGTCTGCTTCACCCTCTCCCCTCGCCTCCGCGATTGGCACCAGAACACCCTGGCCCACACCGTCCGGAACCCGGTCTACATCGGCCGCGTCCTCCGCCGACTCCAGCTCGCCCAGGCAGCCCTCCGCGGCGAGGACCTCGGCGAGATGCGCGCCAACCGCCTCGAAGCTCTCCTCGACCAGTACGACCTCGACAAGCTCACCCGCGATTCCCGCTGGGATGCCGGCTGGAGCGAGACCCCCGCCGCACGCGCTGCCGCCGCGCAGACCCACGAGCACGCCGCGGACTTCAACGTCATCGTCTACTACGTCGACACCCTCCGCAGCGACGTCGCCTACGACGACGACGTGATGCCCAACGTCTCGGCCTTCACCCGCCAGGCCATGAAGTTCGAGCGCGCCTATTCCACGGGCTCCGACACCCTCCGCGCCCTCCCCGCCATGCTCGGCGGCAGCTACGACGGCATCGCCCGGAGCCCTGGCAGCGTACTCGACGTCGCCAAGCGCAGGGGCATCGACACCGCCCTCTTCATCCCCGACTCGGCCGCCGATTTCATCGGCACCTACCTCCCCGAGTTCCGCTTCGACGAGACCCACCGCCAGACCGACCACGCCCAAGGTGGCGTCTGGGGCTACGGCGCCGACCAGCCCACCGCCGGTCCCATCGTCGACCGCTTCCTCTCCTGGCTCGGCCAGCGCGGCTCCAAGCGCTTCTTCGCCTGGCTCTTCAACTTCGACGTCCACAACTGGCGCGAACTCGATCGCACCTACGTCTACGGCTCCGCGGAGCGCTACCACGTCCCCGAGGAGGGCCCCTGGAACTGGCGCTACCGCGTCGTCGCCCGCAGCCTCGACGAGCAGTTCGGCAGGCTCCTCCGCGGCCTCGAAGACCTCGACCTCACCGACCGCACCATCATCCTCTTCGTCTCCGATCACGGGGAGGCCCTCGGCTACGGCGGCTTCTGGATCCACTCCACCTTCCTCTGGGAGCCCCTCCTCCGCGTCCCCCTCGCCCTGCGCATCCCTGGCGTCCCCCCCATGGTCGTCGACGAGAACACCTCCCTCATCGACGTCGCCCCCACCATGGCCCGCCTCCTCGACCCCGATCCCCCCATGAACGGCTACCACGGCCAGGATCTCCTCGGTTTCCTGGCGGATCAGCCCCCCCCGCGCCGCTTGCCCTTGCTCACCGCGGCCGTCTCCGACCAGCAGATCGCCCGCGTGGGGCTCATCGAAGGCCGCGAGAAGCTCGTCCTCCCCCTGGAGTGGGGCGCCCCCGAGCTCTACGACCTCAACGTCGCCGACCCGGACCAGGACGACCTCGCCGCCGCCCGCCCCCGCGACACCCTGCGCCTCATGAGCATCTTGCTCCGCTCCCCCATGTTCCTCGCCGCCCAGGCCGAGCTGGAGCGCGCCGCGCAGTAA